In Ascaphus truei isolate aAscTru1 chromosome 5, aAscTru1.hap1, whole genome shotgun sequence, one genomic interval encodes:
- the LOC142495904 gene encoding proteinase-activated receptor 3-like, with protein sequence MDLRHFAMTTSVLHTSMLLLTLSSLSRAACSIGADIPVSKGRSIKQDNCNSSILEGHIQKHLKSPITTIIVPTVYLVVFLIGLPANGIAFWVLTAKTKKMPSTLLLLNLALADLLFMLALPFKITYHYLGNNWIFGETLCRTVTAIFYGNMYCSILFLMGISIDRYVALVHPFVAMDLRRWRISIVISIGIWLVVIAAMSLFLFVPQSKSFEEPSITTCHDIWATCNGYEWYTQYFLGLFSLGFAIPLAVVLFCYVSILVVLTRKRESHRHVIQLIVLVLLTFTLCFTPSNILLFLHYKEQKWECHNQLYIWYMVAVSLCSFNSCIDPFIYYYISHDFRTILKDTFSCGTKSNSEASGSTKKSNLVMSSDNKEAIKIET encoded by the coding sequence gGGCTGACATACCGGTTTCAAAGGGAAGATCAATAAAACAAGATAATTGCAACTCTTCAATACTTGAAGGACACATTCAGAAGCATTTGAAATCTCCTATTACAACCATTATTGTACCAACAGTTTACTTGGTTGTGTTTCTCATTGGTCTTCCAGCAAATGGTATAGCCTTCTGGGTGCTCACTGCAAAAACCAAGAAGATGCCTTCCACTCTTCTATTACTTAATTTGGCACTTGCCGACCTCTTGTTCATGCTGGCATTGCCTTTTAAGATAACATACCACTACCTAGGAAACAACTGGATTTTCGGTGAGACTCTATGCAGGACGGTCACTGCCATTTTCTATGGAAACATGTATTGCTCCATCCTATTTCTGATGGGCATCAGTATTGACCGCTACGTTGCTTTGGTCCATCCATTCGTCGCAATGGACTTACGTCGATGGAGAATATCAATAGTAATTTCTATAGGAATTTGGTTGGTGGTAATAGCAGCAATGTCTCTATTTCTATTTGTTCCACAGTCCAAAAGTTTTGAAGAACCAAGTATTACAACATGCCATGACATTTGGGCAACATGCAATGGCTATGAATGGTACACACAATATTTTCTTGGACTTTTTAGCCTGGGATTTGCTATTCCTTTGGCTGTAGTTCTGTTCTGTTATGTGTCCATTCTGGTAGTACTGACAAGAAAGAGGGAATCTCACAGACACGTTATACAACTCATAGTGTTGGTGCTCCTCACTTTTACTCTCTGCTTCACACCTAGTAACATCTTGCTTTTCCTTCACTACAAGGAACAGAAGTGGGAATGTCATAACCAACTGTACATTTGGTACATGGTGGCAGTGTCCTTATGTTCTTTTAACAGTTGTATTGACCCTTTCATCTACTATTACATATCCCATGACTTCAGGACAATACTGAAAGATACATTTTCTTGTGGTACAAAATCAAACAGCGAGGCATCAGGGAGCACCAAAAAATCTAATCTTGTAATGTCTTCGGATAATAAAGAGGCAATAAAAATAGAGACTTAA